From a single Vibrio tubiashii genomic region:
- a CDS encoding isochorismate synthase, with product MSYFHQAVAELIERVKEAEDGVNRLVQVLEEKPDFAFIDWLEAQPLFPKFYWQSRDTREEVVALGQLHTFVEPAPAYTILADDQRIWGGRSFDGHTGKNRRCMSSFFFLPQIELIRFDQQWSLAVNLNAEKHRTLASLYKLQLEVSPILPVSSHIETIQHTPEKEQWSQLVDKVLTGIKNDEFKKVVLARKTEVNLDRPLCASQLLKASYLQNHHSFHFLLSLDKKHSFLGSTPERLYARQGQELYTEALAGTIGRGSNASQDMELANWLSNDIKNLNENQYVVDDIIERLTPHSEHVEVEQEARLVRLRKVQHLKRSIHAHLNKGVNGVQLLSALQPTAAVAGLPREESMAFIQEHEPFARGWYAGSMGFISHQRAEFCVAIRSALVLNDQVQLFAGAGIVPGSIAEHEWQELDKKMSTLLSLISDNPPLGVAS from the coding sequence TTGTCATACTTTCATCAAGCCGTAGCTGAACTGATTGAACGCGTAAAGGAAGCAGAAGATGGTGTAAACCGTCTGGTTCAAGTTCTTGAGGAAAAACCTGACTTTGCATTTATAGATTGGTTGGAAGCGCAGCCGCTATTTCCAAAGTTTTACTGGCAATCTCGTGATACTAGAGAAGAGGTTGTAGCGTTAGGACAGCTGCATACGTTTGTCGAACCTGCGCCTGCCTATACTATTCTCGCCGACGATCAGCGTATTTGGGGAGGCCGCTCCTTTGATGGTCATACAGGTAAAAATCGCCGTTGTATGTCCTCTTTTTTCTTCTTACCGCAAATTGAACTGATTCGTTTTGATCAGCAATGGTCACTCGCGGTGAATCTTAACGCCGAAAAACATCGTACTTTGGCGAGCTTATATAAGCTGCAGCTTGAGGTTTCTCCTATATTGCCAGTCTCTTCGCATATAGAAACCATCCAGCATACGCCTGAAAAAGAGCAATGGTCACAGTTGGTAGATAAGGTACTGACTGGCATCAAAAACGATGAATTCAAGAAAGTGGTTTTGGCGCGTAAAACCGAGGTGAATCTTGATAGACCGCTGTGCGCATCTCAGCTACTGAAGGCTAGCTATCTACAAAACCATCACAGCTTTCACTTTCTGCTCTCATTAGATAAGAAACACAGCTTTTTAGGCTCGACCCCAGAGCGCTTGTATGCGCGTCAAGGTCAGGAGCTTTATACCGAAGCGCTTGCAGGCACCATTGGGCGCGGTAGTAATGCCAGTCAAGATATGGAGCTAGCGAACTGGTTGTCGAATGACATTAAGAACCTTAACGAAAATCAGTATGTGGTCGACGATATTATTGAGCGCCTAACTCCACATTCTGAGCATGTTGAAGTAGAGCAAGAAGCAAGGTTAGTTCGCTTACGTAAAGTGCAGCACTTAAAACGCAGTATTCATGCTCACCTCAATAAGGGTGTCAACGGGGTACAATTGCTTAGCGCTCTACAGCCAACCGCTGCCGTTGCCGGATTACCACGCGAAGAATCCATGGCGTTCATTCAAGAGCATGAACCGTTTGCTCGTGGTTGGTATGCAGGTTCAATGGGTTTTATTAGTCATCAAAGGGCGGAGTTTTGCGTCGCTATCCGCAGTGCGTTAGTGCTTAACGATCAAGTTCAGCTTTTTGCTGGAGCTGGAATTGTTCCTGGTTCTATTGCTGAACATGAATGGCAGGAGCTTGATAAAAAAATGTCGACGTTACTGTCCTTAATTTCTGATAACCCTCCATTGGGAGTAGCTTCATAG
- a CDS encoding pyridoxal phosphate-dependent aminotransferase codes for MQNIGMSSKLDNVCYDIRGPVLKHAKRMEEEGHKILKLNIGNPAPFGFDAPDEILVDVIRNLPTSQGYCDSKGIYSARKAVVQHYQRKGIRSLDVEDVYVGNGASELIVMAMQALLNNGDEMLVPAPDYPLWTASVALSGGKAVHYMCDEEADWYPDLDDIKSKITPKTRGIVLINPNNPTGAVYSRDFLLEVIEIARQHKLIIFADEIYDKVLYDGATHTSVATLTEDVLVVTFNGLSKAYRVCGFRGGWMFLTGPKHQAQGYINGLDMLSSMRLCANVPMQHAIQTALGGYQSINELILPGGRLLEQRDKAFDLINQIPGVSCVKPKGAMYLFPKIDTKMYNIKDDQKMVLDFLIQEKVLLVQGTGFNWPKPDHFRIVTLPHVEDLEMAIGRFERFLSTYSQ; via the coding sequence ATGCAAAATATCGGGATGTCGTCAAAACTCGACAATGTCTGCTATGACATTAGGGGTCCTGTACTCAAACATGCTAAGCGCATGGAGGAAGAGGGGCATAAAATACTGAAATTGAACATCGGTAACCCTGCCCCATTTGGCTTCGACGCCCCTGACGAAATTTTGGTTGATGTAATCCGTAATCTGCCAACTTCGCAAGGTTACTGTGATTCAAAAGGTATCTACTCTGCTCGTAAAGCGGTGGTTCAGCATTACCAACGTAAAGGCATACGCTCTCTTGATGTCGAAGACGTCTATGTAGGTAACGGTGCATCAGAGCTTATTGTTATGGCAATGCAGGCTTTGCTAAACAATGGTGACGAAATGCTCGTCCCTGCGCCTGACTACCCACTCTGGACAGCTTCGGTTGCCTTGTCCGGTGGTAAAGCTGTTCACTATATGTGTGATGAAGAAGCGGATTGGTATCCAGACCTAGATGATATTAAAAGCAAGATCACGCCAAAAACTCGCGGCATTGTTCTGATCAACCCAAACAACCCAACAGGTGCAGTTTACAGTCGTGATTTCTTACTGGAAGTGATTGAAATTGCTCGCCAGCACAAGCTGATCATTTTTGCCGACGAAATTTACGACAAGGTTCTCTATGATGGTGCGACACACACATCGGTAGCGACCTTAACAGAAGATGTGCTAGTCGTGACTTTTAACGGTTTATCAAAAGCTTATCGTGTTTGTGGTTTCCGTGGCGGTTGGATGTTCCTTACAGGGCCTAAGCATCAAGCTCAGGGGTACATCAATGGCCTCGATATGCTTTCATCGATGCGCCTGTGTGCCAATGTGCCGATGCAACATGCTATCCAAACCGCATTAGGTGGCTATCAGAGTATTAACGAACTGATCTTGCCTGGTGGGCGTTTGCTAGAGCAGCGAGACAAAGCTTTTGATCTAATCAATCAAATTCCTGGCGTCTCTTGCGTTAAGCCAAAAGGTGCCATGTACCTGTTCCCGAAAATCGACACCAAGATGTACAACATCAAAGACGATCAAAAGATGGTGCTCGACTTCTTGATTCAAGAGAAAGTACTGCTAGTTCAAGGAACCGGCTTTAACTGGCCGAAACCGGATCACTTCCGCATTGTGACCTTGCCGCATGTCGAAGATTTGGAAATGGCGATTGGTCGTTTTGAACGCTTCTTATCTACTTATAGTCAGTAG
- the yfbR gene encoding 5'-deoxynucleotidase, with amino-acid sequence MPNSNPKESHFFAHLARMKLIQRWPLMRSVSTENISEHSLQVAFVAHALAMIKNKKFGGTLNPERIAILGMYHDTSEVLTGDLPTPVKYYNPEIAKEYKKIEAAAEQKLLSMLPEEFRDDFAPFLVSKSAHIEDAAIVKQADTICAYLKCLEELSAGNHEYALAKKRLDITLQERRTPEMDYFLNTFAPSFELSLDEIS; translated from the coding sequence ATGCCAAACAGTAATCCAAAGGAAAGTCACTTTTTTGCTCACCTAGCGCGTATGAAGCTGATTCAGCGTTGGCCTTTGATGCGTTCAGTCTCGACGGAAAACATCTCAGAGCATAGTTTGCAGGTCGCATTTGTTGCCCACGCTTTAGCCATGATCAAAAACAAAAAGTTTGGTGGAACGCTAAATCCAGAAAGAATCGCCATCCTTGGTATGTATCACGACACCAGTGAAGTGCTTACTGGTGATTTACCTACCCCCGTCAAATACTACAACCCAGAGATCGCCAAAGAATACAAAAAGATCGAAGCTGCGGCAGAGCAAAAGCTACTCTCTATGTTGCCTGAAGAGTTTCGTGATGATTTCGCGCCCTTTCTAGTCTCTAAGTCTGCGCACATCGAAGATGCCGCCATAGTGAAGCAAGCAGACACCATCTGTGCCTACTTGAAATGTCTAGAGGAACTCAGTGCAGGAAATCATGAATATGCATTAGCCAAGAAGCGTCTTGATATCACTTTGCAAGAGCGCCGTACACCAGAGATGGACTATTTCCTCAATACCTTTGCGCCTAGCTTTGAGCTATCACTCGACGAAATTAGTTAG